One window of the Thermodesulfomicrobium sp. WS genome contains the following:
- a CDS encoding permease — MNWREEWKMLVAMVGAFVVCWYLPVGVPRFDAAVLEAFHLVKWYAQEHVLLCLVPAFFIAGAIGVFVSQAAVMRYLGAGAKKVLAYGVASVSGTILAVCSCTVLPLFAGIYRMGAGLGPACAFLYSGPAINVLAIVLTARILGPELGIARAVGAVVFSLVIGLLMGFFFRQEEGERLAMQPVTSDEEPVRPLWQTAIYFALMVAILVFANWGRPQEDTGLWAAIFAAKWWLTSVAAAGLAVVLVSWMRLAAWKVGLTALATALTAVAFPQEPVAAFTVGVVGLSWMTSVDPGESGQWFSTSWTFAKQILPLLLGGVLVAGFLLGRVGHEGIIPSSWVAGFVGGNSLMANFFASFVGAFMYFATLTEVPIVQGLIGAGMGKGPALSLLLAGPALSLPNMLVIGSIMGARKTVVFVSLVVVMATVSGWAFGLFWT; from the coding sequence AAGAATGGAAGATGTTGGTTGCCATGGTGGGGGCGTTCGTCGTCTGTTGGTATTTACCGGTGGGCGTGCCGCGTTTTGATGCCGCAGTGCTCGAGGCCTTCCATCTGGTGAAATGGTATGCCCAGGAGCATGTGCTCTTGTGCTTGGTCCCGGCCTTTTTCATTGCGGGCGCCATTGGCGTTTTTGTGAGTCAGGCGGCGGTGATGCGCTATCTGGGCGCTGGGGCCAAGAAGGTGCTCGCGTACGGCGTGGCTTCGGTGTCGGGCACGATTTTGGCGGTGTGCTCCTGCACCGTGCTGCCGCTTTTCGCCGGTATCTACCGCATGGGCGCCGGGCTTGGGCCGGCGTGCGCCTTTCTCTATTCCGGGCCTGCCATCAATGTGCTCGCCATCGTGCTCACCGCCCGCATTTTGGGCCCGGAACTGGGTATTGCCCGCGCCGTGGGGGCCGTGGTGTTCAGCCTTGTCATCGGTCTTTTGATGGGGTTTTTCTTCCGCCAGGAAGAAGGGGAGCGTCTCGCCATGCAGCCCGTGACCTCCGACGAGGAGCCCGTGCGGCCCTTGTGGCAGACCGCCATCTATTTTGCCCTCATGGTGGCCATCTTGGTATTCGCCAACTGGGGGCGGCCGCAGGAGGACACGGGGCTGTGGGCCGCTATCTTCGCCGCCAAGTGGTGGCTCACCAGCGTGGCGGCTGCGGGACTGGCCGTGGTGCTGGTGTCGTGGATGCGGCTTGCGGCGTGGAAGGTGGGGCTCACCGCTTTGGCCACAGCCCTGACGGCCGTGGCCTTTCCCCAGGAGCCGGTGGCCGCGTTCACGGTAGGCGTGGTGGGGTTGTCGTGGATGACCAGCGTGGACCCCGGCGAGAGCGGGCAGTGGTTTTCTACCTCGTGGACGTTTGCCAAGCAGATCCTGCCGTTGCTTTTGGGCGGCGTGCTCGTGGCAGGGTTCCTCTTGGGCCGCGTCGGGCATGAGGGGATCATCCCTTCTTCGTGGGTGGCCGGCTTCGTGGGCGGAAACTCCCTGATGGCCAATTTCTTCGCCTCGTTCGTGGGGGCGTTCATGTACTTCGCCACCCTCACCGAGGTGCCCATCGTCCAAGGCCTCATTGGCGCGGGCATGGGCAAGGGGCCGGCCCTGAGCCTGCTGTTGGCCGGTCCGGCTTTGAGTTTGCCGAACATGCTCGTCATCGGGAGCATCATGGGGGCGCGCAAGACGGTTGTCTTCGTGAGCTTGGTCGTGGTCATGGCCACGGTTTCGGGATGGGCTTTTGGACTCTTCTGGACGTAA
- a CDS encoding thioredoxin family protein translates to MTHIQILGTGCPKCIKLAETAKAAADALGIAYELEKITDINKIMSFGVMMTPGLAVNGKVLMVGKVPSLEEMKTVLAKEAKNV, encoded by the coding sequence ATGACGCACATTCAGATTCTCGGCACCGGGTGTCCCAAGTGTATCAAGTTGGCGGAGACCGCCAAGGCGGCGGCGGACGCCCTGGGAATTGCGTATGAGTTGGAAAAGATCACGGACATCAACAAGATCATGTCCTTTGGGGTGATGATGACCCCTGGACTGGCGGTCAATGGCAAGGTCCTCATGGTGGGCAAGGTGCCGAGCCTGGAGGAGATGAAGACCGTTTTGGCCAAGGAGGCGAAAAATGTCTAA